A window from Montipora capricornis isolate CH-2021 chromosome 7, ASM3666992v2, whole genome shotgun sequence encodes these proteins:
- the LOC138056827 gene encoding ETS domain-containing protein Elk-3-like isoform X2 — translation MTEFTQRKSDPGERRKESGRINNTLHLWEFLLELLEDERYASLISWTRKEAGEFKIKQQEDVAHKWGRLKQRASMNYDKLSRSLRYYYHKGIIKKVQGQRLVYKFEKLPYAYKPVKYNWPWKLPSEEEQDKPVKREKSSFSREVRQARVSAWTASQSEQLSRQVKQEFATPEVSNTSHWAVTPSDRATASEQDVKNEIPKTVPRLVPLITPTPVSAISAINSRNQSPDPIFSESSPRCPHSEFRNADYRFQRPSQAMCRSKIIFPPCSCHRSANVITEVKSVPVRVITRIV, via the exons AATTTACACAACGTAAGAGTGACCCTGGTGAGAGAAGAAAAGAATCCGGTCGGATAAACAACACCTTGCATTTATGGGAGTTTCTACTGGAGTTGCTCGAGGATGAGAGATACGCATCACTGATATCATGGACGAGAAAAGAGGCTGGTGAATTCAAGATAAAACAGCAAGAAGATGTTGCACACAAATGGGGACGACTCAAACAGCGAGCCAGTATGAACTATGATAAACTCAGTCGCTCACTGAGATATTATTATCATAAAGGGATTATTAAAAAG GTTCAAGGCCAACGACTCGTTTATAAATTTGAAAAGCTTCCTTATGCCTACAAACCAGTCAAGTACAACTGGCCATGGAAACTTCCTAGTGAGGAGGAACAAGACAAACCGGTGAAGCGAGAAAAAAGCTCCTTTTCCAGGGAAGTTCGTCAGGCCAGGGTGTCTGCTTGGACTGCTTCTCAATCTGAGCAACTTTCACGACAGGTTAAACAGGAATTCGCTACACCTGAGGTATCCAATACATCACACTGGGCCGTCACACCTTCAGATAGAGCAACTGCCTCGGAACAAGATGTGAAAAACGAGATACCGAAAACAGTTCCACGCCTCGTTCCGTTGATAACGCCTACACCCGTTTCCGCCATTTCTGCAATCAATTCGAGAAACCAATCTCCGGATCCCATTTTTTCGGAAAGTTCTCCCAGATGCCCACATTCAGAATTCAGAAACGCTGATTATCGTTTTCAACGTCCTTCACAGGCCATGTGCCGCAGTAAAATCATATTTCCGCCATGCAGTTGTCATCGTAGTGCAAACGTGATCACGGAAGTGAAATCAGTTCCAGTTCGCGTTATCACAAGAATTGTATAG